The following coding sequences are from one Streptomyces sp. NBC_00536 window:
- a CDS encoding TIGR03842 family LLM class F420-dependent oxidoreductase translates to MDFGLVLQTDPPASQVISLMKRAERNGFRYGWTFDSAVLWQEPFVIYSQILANTQRMHVGPMVTNPGTRTWEVTASTFATLNDMYGNRTVCGIGRGDSAMRVAGRAPNTLARLGDAMGVIRDLAEGREAEVDGNRIRIPWIKDGKLPVWMAAYGPKALALAGQKADGFILQLADPFLTEWMIKSVREAAAAAGRDPAEITICVAAPAYVGDDLAHARDQCRWFGGMVGNHVADLVSRYGEHSGLVPEDLTEYIKSRQGYDYSHHGRAGNPSTDFVPDGIVDRFCLLGPAEAHIDKLRTLRALGVDQFALYAMHDAREAVIDAYGTQIIPSLTR, encoded by the coding sequence ATGGACTTCGGCCTCGTCCTCCAGACCGACCCGCCCGCCTCCCAGGTCATCAGCCTCATGAAGCGCGCCGAACGCAACGGCTTCCGCTACGGCTGGACGTTCGACTCGGCGGTCCTCTGGCAGGAGCCGTTCGTCATCTACAGCCAGATCCTGGCCAACACCCAGCGGATGCACGTCGGTCCCATGGTCACCAACCCGGGCACCCGCACCTGGGAGGTGACCGCCTCCACCTTCGCCACCCTGAACGACATGTACGGCAACCGCACGGTGTGCGGCATCGGGCGCGGGGACTCGGCGATGCGGGTCGCGGGCCGGGCCCCCAACACCCTGGCCCGCCTCGGCGATGCCATGGGCGTCATCCGGGACCTCGCGGAGGGCCGCGAGGCGGAGGTCGACGGCAACCGGATCCGCATCCCGTGGATCAAGGACGGGAAGCTGCCCGTCTGGATGGCGGCGTACGGGCCCAAGGCCCTGGCCCTGGCCGGGCAGAAGGCGGACGGGTTCATCCTCCAGCTCGCCGACCCCTTCCTCACCGAGTGGATGATCAAATCGGTCCGCGAGGCCGCCGCCGCGGCCGGCCGCGACCCGGCGGAGATCACCATCTGCGTGGCCGCCCCCGCGTACGTGGGCGACGACCTCGCGCACGCCCGCGACCAGTGCCGCTGGTTCGGCGGCATGGTCGGCAACCACGTCGCCGACCTGGTCTCCCGCTACGGCGAACACTCCGGCCTGGTCCCCGAGGACCTGACCGAGTACATCAAGTCCCGCCAGGGGTACGACTACAGCCACCACGGCCGCGCCGGAAACCCCTCCACCGACTTCGTCCCGGACGGGATCGTCGACCGCTTCTGCCTCCTGGGCCCGGCCGAGGCGCACATCGACAAGCTCCGCACCCTGCGCGCCCTCGGCGTCGACCAGTTCGCGCTGTACGCCATGCACGACGCCCGGGAGGCCGTGATCGACGCGTACGGCACGCAGATCATCCCGTCGCTCACCAGATGA
- a CDS encoding NCS1 family nucleobase:cation symporter-1, with product MTVTVPPEGPMSDPAGRVELPPDARPVDHRFVNEDLLPVPVARRQWTTYNFVALWIGMAHCIPSWTLASGLVALGMDWKQAVLTIALANVIVLLPMLLTGHAGPKYGIPFPVLARASFGMRGANLPAMVRALVACCWFGIQTWIGGQGIFVLLGKIFGGWADASRIGGYPWTLWLCFGIFWALELAIIYRGMETLRRFENWAAPFVLVGAVVLLVWIAHKAGGFGPLLHEPSKVGWGADFWKVFFPGLMGMIGFWSTLSLNIPDFTRFGKGQRAQVWGQTLGLPTTMTAFALISVLVTSGSQKVYGAPVWDPVELAAKTDNVFGLLFALVTVFVATISVNIAANVVSPAYDLANLAPRVINFRTGALVTGVVGVLVMPWKLTSTPELYIFTWLGTVGGLLGTIAGILIADYWIIRRTVLHLPDLYAAGGRYWYAAGWNWRAVVAFAVGGVLAVGGSYSTLDAKGTRAGPFPADGIVPFLKPLADYGWGVGLGTSLLVYVALTAGRRRG from the coding sequence GTGACCGTGACCGTCCCGCCCGAAGGCCCGATGAGCGACCCGGCGGGACGCGTCGAACTGCCGCCGGACGCCCGCCCCGTCGACCACCGCTTCGTCAACGAGGACCTGCTTCCCGTGCCGGTGGCCCGCCGGCAATGGACCACCTACAACTTCGTGGCCCTGTGGATCGGCATGGCCCACTGCATCCCGTCCTGGACCCTGGCCTCCGGCCTGGTCGCGCTCGGCATGGACTGGAAACAGGCCGTCCTCACGATCGCACTCGCCAACGTCATCGTGCTGCTGCCGATGCTGCTGACCGGGCACGCCGGACCCAAGTACGGCATCCCCTTCCCGGTCCTGGCCCGCGCCTCCTTCGGGATGCGCGGGGCGAACCTGCCGGCCATGGTGCGTGCCCTGGTGGCCTGTTGCTGGTTCGGCATCCAGACCTGGATCGGCGGCCAGGGCATCTTCGTGCTCCTCGGGAAGATATTCGGGGGGTGGGCCGACGCGTCCCGGATCGGCGGCTACCCGTGGACCCTCTGGCTCTGCTTCGGCATCTTCTGGGCGCTCGAACTCGCCATCATTTACCGGGGCATGGAGACCCTGCGCCGCTTCGAGAACTGGGCCGCGCCCTTCGTCCTCGTCGGCGCCGTCGTCCTGTTGGTCTGGATCGCGCACAAGGCGGGTGGCTTCGGCCCGCTGCTGCACGAGCCGTCCAAGGTCGGCTGGGGCGCGGACTTCTGGAAGGTCTTCTTCCCGGGCCTGATGGGCATGATCGGCTTCTGGTCCACCCTGTCGCTCAACATCCCTGACTTCACCCGCTTCGGGAAGGGCCAGCGCGCCCAGGTCTGGGGCCAGACCCTCGGCCTGCCCACCACGATGACGGCCTTCGCGCTCATCTCCGTGCTGGTGACGTCCGGTTCGCAGAAGGTCTACGGCGCGCCGGTCTGGGACCCGGTCGAGCTGGCCGCCAAGACCGACAACGTCTTCGGGCTGCTCTTCGCCCTCGTCACCGTCTTCGTCGCGACGATCTCCGTGAACATCGCCGCGAACGTCGTTTCCCCCGCCTACGACCTCGCGAACCTCGCGCCGAGGGTGATCAACTTCCGTACGGGCGCGCTCGTCACCGGGGTCGTCGGCGTCCTCGTCATGCCGTGGAAGCTGACCTCCACGCCCGAGCTCTACATCTTCACCTGGCTCGGCACGGTCGGCGGGCTCCTCGGCACGATCGCCGGGATCCTGATCGCCGACTACTGGATCATCCGGCGCACGGTGCTGCACCTCCCCGACCTGTACGCCGCCGGCGGCCGCTACTGGTACGCCGCCGGGTGGAACTGGCGGGCGGTCGTGGCCTTCGCGGTGGGTGGCGTGCTCGCCGTGGGCGGCTCGTACTCGACCCTCGATGCGAAGGGCACCAGGGCGGGTCCGTTCCCCGCGGACGGGATCGTCCCGTTCCTCAAACCGCTCGCGGACTACGGCTGGGGCGTCGGACTGGGTACGTCGCTGCTCGTCTACGTGGCCCTGACGGCCGGGCGGCGGCGCGGCTGA
- a CDS encoding SDR family NAD(P)-dependent oxidoreductase, which translates to MTRFTDKSVLVTGAGTGLGRAIALAFAAEGARVVAAGRTAATLEETVALVRAAGGTAEAVTADVTDSDQVRALVERSVALFGGLDIAVNNAGILRGTVPTADITEEDWAAVLHTNVTGVWLAMKHQIAHMRRAGGGAIVNISSNLGAHRRIPNAAAYLTSKAAVTTLTRAAALDHIGEGIRINAVSPGASAGPMSLLPGESDADRAERVTTQNPLGRVAEAEEIAAAVLYLASPAAGAVVGSDLVVDSGSSA; encoded by the coding sequence ATGACCCGCTTCACCGACAAGAGCGTCCTGGTCACCGGTGCGGGCACCGGCCTCGGCCGCGCCATCGCCCTCGCCTTCGCCGCCGAAGGCGCCCGCGTGGTCGCCGCCGGACGCACCGCCGCCACCCTGGAGGAGACCGTCGCCCTCGTCCGCGCCGCGGGCGGCACGGCGGAGGCCGTCACCGCCGACGTGACCGACTCCGACCAGGTCCGCGCCCTCGTCGAGCGCAGCGTCGCCCTCTTCGGCGGCCTCGACATCGCCGTCAACAACGCGGGGATACTCCGCGGGACCGTCCCGACCGCCGACATCACCGAGGAGGACTGGGCGGCCGTGCTGCACACCAACGTCACCGGTGTCTGGCTGGCGATGAAGCACCAGATCGCCCACATGCGGCGCGCCGGCGGCGGTGCGATCGTCAACATCTCCTCCAACCTCGGCGCCCACCGGCGCATCCCGAACGCCGCCGCCTACCTCACCTCCAAGGCGGCCGTCACCACCCTCACCCGCGCCGCGGCCCTCGACCACATCGGCGAGGGGATCCGCATCAACGCCGTCAGCCCGGGCGCCTCGGCCGGCCCGATGTCCCTGCTCCCCGGCGAGAGCGACGCCGACCGCGCCGAGCGGGTCACGACGCAGAACCCGCTCGGCCGGGTCGCCGAGGCCGAGGAGATCGCCGCCGCGGTGCTCTACCTGGCCTCGCCCGCGGCCGGCGCCGTCGTCGGGAGCGACCTGGTCGTGGACAGCGGCTCGTCCGCCTGA
- a CDS encoding TetR/AcrR family transcriptional regulator, translating to MARTKEFDPDAALQSALELFWRRGYEATSVADLVEHLGIGRASLYATFGTKHELYLKALERYSEATLPGLLTELSRPGPALPAVRAVVRRFAAEAGSPGLRLTGCFLTNTAAELAPHDPKAARRVESDWDRLETLLHSALARAREQGELPPDADPRGLARLLLVLMQGIRVVGKASADPARVRDAAEQALRLLDPRD from the coding sequence ATGGCCAGGACCAAGGAATTCGATCCGGACGCCGCGCTCCAGTCAGCACTCGAACTGTTCTGGCGCCGCGGTTACGAAGCCACGTCGGTGGCCGACCTGGTCGAACACCTCGGGATCGGCCGCGCCAGCCTCTACGCGACCTTCGGCACCAAGCACGAGCTGTACCTCAAGGCCCTGGAGCGCTATTCCGAGGCCACCCTGCCCGGGCTCCTCACCGAACTCTCCCGTCCGGGCCCCGCCCTGCCGGCGGTACGGGCGGTCGTGCGCCGCTTCGCCGCCGAGGCGGGCTCCCCGGGGCTCCGGCTGACCGGCTGCTTCCTCACCAACACCGCCGCCGAACTCGCCCCGCACGACCCGAAGGCCGCCCGCCGGGTCGAGAGCGACTGGGACCGGCTGGAGACCCTGCTCCACTCGGCCCTCGCCCGGGCCCGGGAGCAGGGCGAACTGCCGCCGGACGCCGACCCCCGAGGCCTGGCCAGACTGCTGCTGGTCCTGATGCAGGGGATCCGGGTCGTCGGCAAGGCGTCCGCTGACCCGGCACGGGTCCGGGACGCGGCCGAACAGGCCCTGCGCCTGCTGGACCCGCGCGACTGA